TGATCCCCAGGATCTGATGTTCCTGGCCGAGCGGATCCGCGCCTACCATCCTTCGTGCACACTCTTCACCACCAGCGGGAACCACAGCCTGTTCGCCCACCCCAACGTCAGTCAGGCCATGGATGGCATGGTGATGTTCGGCGGGTATCCCGTGACAGACTCTGTGCGCGCCCTTTCCCTGCAGAAAGGAGAGCTGGAATCCCCGGTGCGGTTCACCTCCGAGGGTGAATACGCCACCTACTACGCGACCCTGCTCCTGCTGGACCCGGCCCGTGCCAAGGATCCCGAGCGGGCCTTCTGGGGGCGCCAGGGCTACGTGTCCATCGTGAAGGGCGGCAGTGTGTGGCCCCTGCGGCATGGTGGGTTGGCAGTGGCCCGTGAGGGCGGGTTGGTGTGGGATCACGATGTCGAAGGGCGGTATCGCGAGGTGGCCACCCAGAGCAAAGACCTCGTCCAGTACGTGCATTCCCGTTTGCGGCAGCTGGCGTTGTTGCTGGTGGGCCTGGGACTGGCGATGGTGTGGGTGTTCCTGGGCCCGCTCCTGGGGGTGGCCAAGGTGCCCAGCCATGAGCCCGGCCTGAGCCCCTATCGCAACCTCCTGGCGGGTGCGGTGCTCGCCCTGGGCACCCTCAGCTTCCTGGCCATGGGCTATGTCCTGCCGCTGGCGGTGCTGAGAGGATCGCCCTGGCGGGATCCCTTTCTGGGGATGAGCCTGCTGGTGTGGGCCGCACTCGTGGGGCTGACGTTCTGGGCCCTCTCCGGTCGCCTGGGCGCCATGCGGGCCCTCCTGCTGTCGCTTTTGGCGCTGGTGCCAGCCGCCCTCATGGCCCTCTGGGGACCGAAGCATTTCCTGGACTACATGCCGAACTATCTGCGGTTCTCGTCGCCCGGGCGGGGCATTTCGATGCTGCCGACCATGGTCCTTCTGGCGGCGGGCCTCGCCCTTTTGCTGCGCACCTGGTTCGCGGTGCGGCGCCAGGGGCACGAGGCCTTCTGGCCTGCGCCGCTGGGCCTCAGCGATCCGCAGATCCTTCGACTCTGCCATCTCCGAGGACTCCAGTTCCAGCCCTGGACCTTTGCCATCGTGGCCATTCTCGCAGGCTTTCAATGGTTCCTGCCGGGCGGCATCATCCGGCCGCTGATGGAGGGGCAGGGGGCCACCCTGGTCGTGGTGGCCGTGGCCAGCGGGTTGTTCACGGCGAGCCTGTTCCTGTTCTGGCAGTTTCACCGGGGCTGGCAGGACCTGCGCCGGGTGCTGGAGGTGCTCGATTTCAGCTCGTATCGCGCGGCCTTCGCCGAGGTGGGTGGGCTGGTGGAGTGGAACGCCATGCGGGCCATGGGCCGGGGGCTGTGGATGCATCGGTCCAGCCTCCGCGGGCGGGAGATCCTGAACGAGCAGAGGGACTGGGTGGCGGAGGTGGAGCCGGATTTCCCGGCCCACCTTGAAGCGCTGGATGCCATCGAGGAGGGCACTTCCAAGACGCGGCTGGGCCTGGGCGAGTATCAGAAGTGGCGGGTCCGCCTGGCGGTGGCCCTCGAAATGACGGCCTGCGGAGACGCTGTGGCGGCCGCCTGCGGGAAAAACCCCGCTGGGGCCATGGCCCATCAAGCAGAAGTGGATCTCTTCAAGGCCCTGCGGGCGGTTCACTTCATCCGTCAGGCCTTCCTGGTCATGCGCCATCTGCTCATCGGTTCCGTGGGCACGCTGATCCTGCTCGTGCTGGGCGTGGCGGCTTTCGACTTTCAACCGAAGAATGATGTGCTGATCCTGCTTTGCGGCGCGCTGCTGATCATGGCCGCCTGGGCGGGCATGGCCATCCTGAACATGGAGCGGGATCCCCTGCTCAGCCTCATGGAAGGCACCCAGGCCGGGGAAGTGAAGCTGAGCCTGGGGCTGGTGGAGAACGGCTTCCGCTTCGTGCTGGTGCCCCTTCTGCTCCTGCTGGCGACCCTCAATCCTTCCTTCGGTGGTCTCCTGGTGCAGGTGTTCAACCCGCTCATGCATCTTCTGAAGTGATCCGACGCCACAGGGCCTGGCCGTGCTTCAATCAGCTGTCTGCCTGTTGGAGGGAGCCCGCATGATCCCATCGCTCATCCTGGCCGCTGCCCTTGTCCTGGGCGCCGCACCGGCCCCTGATGCCACCCCGGAAGTCGTGGTGCAGAAGCAGGTGGAGGCCTACAACGCCCACAACCTGGATGCCTTTGTCGCCTGCTATGACGCGACCATTGAATTCCGCACCATGGACGGCAGGGTGGGCCCGGAAAAGGGCGTGGCGGCGCTTCGCAAGGGCTACGACGATCTCTTCAAACGCTTTCCCGCCTTGAAGGTGACGATCCTCAAGCGCATCACCCAGGGTGCCTTCGTCATCGACCAGGAGCAGGCCGAAGGCATGGGGCCCAATCCGGTGACCGTCACGGCCATCTACGAAGTGACGAAGGGCAGGATCGTCCACGTGTGGTTCATAGAGGGCTAAAACGCGTTAGAGCCCCCGCGACCACTCGGGCCGCAGGGCCACGCGTCCCGCCAGGGCTTCATCGATGGCGGCCAGGATGGAATCCCGGTCCCGCGGCAGGCGACCGCCGATGGGCAGGTAGCTGGAGGCATGGTTGGAGCGGAAGATGGCGCCGCTGGGCTGGGCCTCCTCCACGAACCAGCGCTGCTCTTGCAGCAGCTCATGCACGTCGGGCAGCTCGAAACGCCCCTGATCCTCCAGCCTTGAGATGGGGGTTCCCGGCACCACCGTGAGCGTGAGCGTCGACAGGAACTTGGGATCCATGGCTGTGGCCAGGCGCCCGGAGGCCCGCGCGTGCTCCTCGCTGCGTTCGCGACCTCCGGCGCCCAACAGGAAGATGAGGGACTGGTCCATGCCGGCTTCCCGGGCCTTGCGGGCGGCTTCGGCGTGCTCGGCGGCGGTGGCGCCCTTGGCGATGCGCCGCAGGGTGACGTCATCGCCGGATTCGGGGCCGATGTAGAGCAGCGACAGGCCCAGCTCCCGCAAGCGCTGAAGCTCCTCGGGCGTTTTCTCCAGCAGGTTGCGGGCCGTGGCGTAGGTGCTCACCCGGCGCAGGCGCGGGAAGGCCTGGGCCAGGGCCCGCAGGATGGGTTCCCAATGGCCCATGTCCATGCCCAGCGGATCGCCGTCGGCCACGAAGACATGGCGAACCAGGTCCGCGAAGCGGCCGCCGGCCTCGGTGATGTCGGCCAACACATCGTCAAGGGGGCGCACCCGGTACTGCTTGTCCCGGTACATGGCGCAGTAGGTGCAGGCGTTCCAGGAACACCCGAGGGTGGCCTGGAGGATGAAGGAATCGGCCTCACTGGGCGGGCGGAAGAGGGGTTCGTCGTAGCGCACGGGTTCATTCTCTCGCAAACGGGACCCGTGCGGGATTCTTGGCGCAGTGAGAGTGTGTGCGCCACAATCACAACAGGCCTGATCCCTTGGAGCACCATGCGCACCGCCCAACGCACCCACGGCTTCACCGAATCGGTCATTCGCGGCATGACGCGGCTGGCCAACGAGCATGGGGCCATCAACCTGGCCCAGGGCTTTCCCAATTTCCCGGCGCCGGGCATCATCAAGCAGGCTGCGGTGGCGGCCATCCGGGCCGACGTGAATCAGTACGCCATCACCTGGGGCTCGAAGCGCCTGCGGGAAGCGCTGTCGCGGAAGATGCAGGCCTTCTACGGTCTGGCGGTGGATCCGGAAACGGAAATCACGGTGACTTGCGGTGCCACCGAAGCCATGGCCTCCGTGCTGCTGGCCCTGGTGGACCCCCGCGAAGAAGTGGTGGTCTTCGAGCCCTGGTACGAGAACTACGGCCCCGACGCGGTGCTCTGCGGCGCGAAGCCCGTGAACGTGCCGCTGCCCGTGGGCCAGCCCCTGGACCTTGACCGGTTGGCCCGTGCCTTCGGGCCGCAGACCCGCGCCATCATCCTGAACACGCCCAACAACCCCACGGGCAAGGTCTTCACGGCCGAGGAGTTGGCGGGCATCGCGGCGCTGTGCCAACGGCATGACGCCTATGTCATCACCGATGAGATCTACGAACACATCGTCTACGACGGCGTGCACATCCCCATGGCCACGCTGCCGGGCATGGCGGAGCGCACCATCACCATTTCGGGTGCCTCGAAAACCTACGCCATCACGGGCTGGCGCATCGGCACCATCATCGCCCCGCGGGAGCTGACGGCCGCCATCCGCAAGGTGCACGACTTCCTCACGGTGGGCGCGCCCGCGCCCCTGCAGGACGCCGTCGCGGTGGCCATGGATGAACTGCCCCGCGGCTACTACACCGAAATGGCCGAGGCCTACCGTCAGCGCCGCGACCTGCTCTGCGGCGCGCTGACCCGTGCGGGCTTCCAGCTGCAACCGCCCCAGGGCGCCTACTACGTGCTGGCGGACTACTCGGCACTGAGCCAGGAGGATGATGTGGCCTTTGCCACCCGCCTGGTGAAAGAGGCCGGCGTGGCCACGGTGCCGCTCTCGAGCTTCATCTCCGATCCGGCCTCGTCGCGCATGGTGCGCTTCGCCTTCTGCAAGACCGATGACCTGCTGGAGACTGCAGCACAGCGCCTGCTGGCCTTCGCCTCCAGCCGGTGATCATCCTCAAATCATCCAGTCATCGGGCAGCGCCTGCTTGAATTCCTGGGGC
This sequence is a window from Geothrix sp. PMB-07. Protein-coding genes within it:
- a CDS encoding radical SAM protein → MRYDEPLFRPPSEADSFILQATLGCSWNACTYCAMYRDKQYRVRPLDDVLADITEAGGRFADLVRHVFVADGDPLGMDMGHWEPILRALAQAFPRLRRVSTYATARNLLEKTPEELQRLRELGLSLLYIGPESGDDVTLRRIAKGATAAEHAEAARKAREAGMDQSLIFLLGAGGRERSEEHARASGRLATAMDPKFLSTLTLTVVPGTPISRLEDQGRFELPDVHELLQEQRWFVEEAQPSGAIFRSNHASSYLPIGGRLPRDRDSILAAIDEALAGRVALRPEWSRGL
- a CDS encoding nuclear transport factor 2 family protein codes for the protein MIPSLILAAALVLGAAPAPDATPEVVVQKQVEAYNAHNLDAFVACYDATIEFRTMDGRVGPEKGVAALRKGYDDLFKRFPALKVTILKRITQGAFVIDQEQAEGMGPNPVTVTAIYEVTKGRIVHVWFIEG
- a CDS encoding pyridoxal phosphate-dependent aminotransferase; its protein translation is MRTAQRTHGFTESVIRGMTRLANEHGAINLAQGFPNFPAPGIIKQAAVAAIRADVNQYAITWGSKRLREALSRKMQAFYGLAVDPETEITVTCGATEAMASVLLALVDPREEVVVFEPWYENYGPDAVLCGAKPVNVPLPVGQPLDLDRLARAFGPQTRAIILNTPNNPTGKVFTAEELAGIAALCQRHDAYVITDEIYEHIVYDGVHIPMATLPGMAERTITISGASKTYAITGWRIGTIIAPRELTAAIRKVHDFLTVGAPAPLQDAVAVAMDELPRGYYTEMAEAYRQRRDLLCGALTRAGFQLQPPQGAYYVLADYSALSQEDDVAFATRLVKEAGVATVPLSSFISDPASSRMVRFAFCKTDDLLETAAQRLLAFASSR